In Mycolicibacterium phocaicum, one DNA window encodes the following:
- a CDS encoding RluA family pseudouridine synthase: MSSRSMPVPEGLAGMRVDAGLARLLGLSRTAVATIAEDGGVDIDGAPAAKSDKLVAGSWLEVRLPEAPAPLENTPQDIEGMAILYSDDDIVAVDKPAGVAAHASLGWTGPTVLGGLAAAGFRISTSGIHERQGIVHRLDAGTSGVMVVALSERAYTVLKRAFKHRTVEKRYHALVQGHPDPSSGTIDAPIGRARGNDWKFAVTEGGRHSVTHYDTIEAFVAASLLDVHLETGRTHQIRVHFSALHHPCCGDLTYGADPTLAKKLGIDRQWLHARSLGFAHPADGRWVEITSEYPAELQHALDVLHRQ; the protein is encoded by the coding sequence ATGAGTAGCCGTTCGATGCCGGTCCCCGAAGGACTGGCCGGGATGCGGGTGGACGCGGGCCTGGCTCGCCTTCTCGGGTTGTCGCGGACCGCGGTGGCCACGATCGCCGAAGACGGTGGCGTCGATATCGACGGTGCGCCGGCGGCGAAGTCGGACAAGCTTGTCGCGGGCTCCTGGCTGGAGGTCCGCCTGCCCGAGGCGCCCGCACCGCTGGAGAACACGCCGCAGGACATCGAGGGCATGGCGATCCTCTACTCCGACGATGACATCGTCGCCGTGGACAAGCCGGCCGGGGTGGCGGCACACGCGTCGTTGGGCTGGACCGGCCCGACGGTCCTCGGCGGGCTGGCTGCGGCCGGTTTCCGGATCAGCACCTCGGGCATCCACGAGCGACAGGGCATCGTGCACCGGCTGGACGCCGGCACGTCCGGCGTGATGGTGGTGGCGCTGTCCGAGCGGGCGTACACCGTGCTCAAGCGGGCCTTCAAGCACCGCACCGTGGAGAAGCGCTACCACGCGCTGGTGCAGGGCCATCCGGACCCGTCCAGCGGCACCATCGACGCGCCGATCGGCCGTGCCCGGGGCAACGACTGGAAGTTCGCCGTCACCGAAGGCGGCCGGCACAGCGTCACGCACTACGACACCATCGAGGCGTTCGTGGCGGCCAGCCTGCTGGACGTGCACCTGGAGACCGGCCGTACCCACCAGATCCGGGTGCATTTCTCCGCGCTGCACCACCCGTGTTGCGGCGACCTGACCTACGGCGCCGATCCGACGCTGGCGAAGAAGCTCGGGATCGATCGGCAGTGGCTGCACGCGCGGTCGCTGGGGTTCGCCCATCCGGCCGACGGCAGGTGGGTCGAGATCACCAGTGAGTACCCGGCGGAATTGCAGCACGCTCTGGATGTGTTGCATCGGCAGTGA
- the lspA gene encoding signal peptidase II, translated as MTDESTEPEATSGTGPETAESAESPVTAPPQGQPVPRRLRLLLMVAALVLGLDVLTKVLAVKLLVPGQPVEIIGDTITWTLVRNSGAAFSMATGYTWVLTLIATGVVLGIIWMGRRLVSLWWALGLGMILGGAVGNLMDRFFRSPGPLRGHVVDFLSVGWWPVFNVADSAVVCGAVLLVGLSMFGIDFDTEGKQPQADDPAESTDTQQDSSASPAPAAAAADEAETGR; from the coding sequence GTGACTGATGAATCCACGGAGCCGGAGGCGACCTCGGGCACCGGGCCGGAGACGGCTGAAAGCGCCGAATCTCCCGTGACCGCGCCGCCGCAGGGCCAGCCCGTCCCGCGGCGGCTGCGGCTGCTGTTGATGGTCGCAGCACTGGTGCTGGGGCTGGATGTGCTGACCAAGGTCCTGGCGGTGAAGCTTCTGGTGCCAGGTCAGCCGGTCGAGATCATCGGCGACACCATCACCTGGACGCTGGTCCGCAATTCCGGGGCGGCCTTCTCGATGGCGACCGGGTACACCTGGGTGCTGACGCTGATCGCCACCGGCGTGGTGCTGGGCATCATCTGGATGGGGCGGCGCCTGGTCTCGCTGTGGTGGGCCCTCGGGCTGGGGATGATCCTCGGCGGCGCGGTGGGCAACCTGATGGACCGGTTCTTCCGCTCGCCGGGGCCGCTGCGCGGGCACGTGGTCGATTTCCTCTCGGTCGGCTGGTGGCCGGTGTTCAACGTCGCCGACTCCGCGGTGGTGTGTGGCGCGGTGTTGCTGGTCGGCCTGTCGATGTTCGGCATCGACTTCGACACCGAAGGCAAGCAGCCGCAGGCCGATGATCCGGCGGAATCCACTGATACGCAACAGGATTCGTCGGCGTCCCCGGCGCCGGCCGCCGCGGCCGCCGACGAGGCCGAAACCGGCCGATGA